The Ostrea edulis chromosome 1, xbOstEdul1.1, whole genome shotgun sequence genomic sequence ATCTCACGTTAAACACAACTGTATCAGGGCGAATTCATAAAACGGGGCGAAACTGTTTGCGAGGGTACATAGAAGGgcagaaaaaaaaacaccaaataaACCACGAGACGAAAATGACTCTATACACAGTATGTGAACGCATATGTCAACGTGAAAATTTCTgaagatgaaaaggtgaagataaacagtgatcaatctcataactcctttaaggaatacaaaattaagaattgggcaaacacggacccctggacataccagaggtgggatcaggtgcccaggaggagtaagcatcccatataggtgtacatgtacgttATTCTTACGCTATTTCCCAAATTATTGGCCAGTCAATTccaccggtcgcggtagctcagtggtttaACATTCGCTTCGTGGTGGGAATCGGTCGTGAGTTTCAGTCCTGACCATGTCAAACGTAACCTGTATAGATTGCGCCTGCGCCAAAtgttcgacatttagaagtgggaatcacgggtctttcggatatgactttaaaaacgaaGGCCCCTTGTCTCGGTGGTGTTAGCACGTTAAACTGTTATGGCTTTCaagagcgctaagcataggtctaaatatgtggtacttcatctacagctggtaaCGTATtgatataagtgaaaaattctctaagGGGCGTAAagcaaagaaataaacaaaaacaaaaaaacaaaaccaacaaacaacaacgcacacacaaacaacaaaaaacaaaataaggCATACAATTCTTGTGACATTAAACGGTAACACTTTCTGTGGATTTGATTTATAGAGTTAAACAGATTTATTTTCCATCGCAGAAACTGACATTCATCTGCTGATGACTACAGAAGACTTGTGTCACATGACTAATCACCTTAGAGACGTAAAATTACCCAATATGACCACGTCCTTGAGAAATTATCTTCATAGCATTATCAAAGCGACCCATTCCTTGGAGCAATACGGAGAGGTGAAATTGTTGTATGTCGTCTACAACGCTTTGGTTAACAACGCTTTTGATGAATTGACGTATAATGCTATCAATTCGCGACCAAAACAAATACCGACTACCAAAAACACAACAGCCGTAACAAAGCATAGAAGAATGACGAAAAAGCAGTttatatgtatgaaaaataaaaaattgagCAAGAAAGACAATGTGAGAAAAGTCATTCTGCCGATGTATGCAAGGAATATGAGGAAATTTACAGAATCGAAGGAGTATAAAAGTGTGAAGGAGAATTATGGAAACGCAAAATTTTTCCTTTGGTGTTGTGATGAAGAAAATACTAATTTCATAAACTCCAACCAGAAAAAAACTTCCGTGaaattatatatgaaagatGAACGTGTGAGTTTATTTGAGGCCGTCCGTAAAGAATTGATGCAGATAGCAGCGAAACTACAAGCAGATCTCgacagggagagagagaaattgAAACAGGTAGTGGGAAGCGGAGACTTAGTTCTATCCACCAAACTGTTATTAATTCTGTCAaactatttgaattttacagataaaaTTTCTTCTGTCTTATTTTTCACTATGAAAATCTCGAGTTGAATCAGAATGATTTTCAAATGCACCAAACGTCTTGCTaggtatcatttttatttttcagttgCGGCGTGCTTATCGTTTGCAGAGGGAAGACTGTTACCATGACTCCGAACCAGTTTTTGAGACCTTCACAGACATAGGTAAATTTTGTCATAGCTTTGTTCTCGTGAAATCCCCCGAATGTATTGTCATAGCTTCGTTTTTTGTAAAATCCCTCCGTATGTATTGTCATAGCTTCGTTTTTT encodes the following:
- the LOC125657479 gene encoding uncharacterized protein LOC125657479: MFPRLVLSEPHHQQSQDMPAREPITGCLYHGDRVQFHVLTKGLKENRVIPKAYLTRLASAVCSCRRHKTDIHLLMTTEDLCHMTNHLRDVKLPNMTTSLRNYLHSIIKATHSLEQYGEVKLLYVVYNALVNNAFDELTYNAINSRPKQIPTTKNTTAVTKHRRMTKKQFICMKNKKLSKKDNVRKVILPMYARNMRKFTESKEYKSVKENYGNAKFFLWCCDEENTNFINSNQKKTSVKLYMKDERVSLFEAVRKELMQIAAKLQADLDREREKLKQLRRAYRLQREDCYHDSEPVFETFTDIALQVKVSSKAEYEKRTIKKRAKKSSALTGGHCMNCSALFLDIHTDDSVCRHHPGYLLYTKQVWSCCNAKCSERRADHTLHKNTGCSTAQHNWRRHKKHQPKLSKELLDDSEKTV